The DNA region CTCAACGCCGGTCTTGCCAGCCGCAACGTGAAGCTGTCGGTCAATGACCTGCTGATCAAGGCGCTGGGCGTTGCCCTGATCCAGGTGCCCGAATGCAATGTGCAGTTTGCGGGCGACCAGATGCTGCAGTTCAAGCGCGCCGATATCAGCGTCGCCGTATCGATCCCCGGTGGCCTGATCACCCCGATCATATCGGACGCAGGCAGCAAGGGCGTCGCCGCCATCTCCGAAGCAATGAAGGATTTGGCGAGCCGCGCCAAGGACGGCAAGCTCAAGCCCGAGGAATATCAGGGCGGCACCGCGTCATTGTCCAATATGGGCATGTTCGGCATCAAGCAGTTCGAAGCTGTCATCAACCCGCCCCAGGCGATGATCATGGCGATCGGCGCGGGCGAAAAGCGTCCCTATATCGTGGACGATTCGCTCCAGATCGCGACCGTCATGTCGGCGACCGGCAGCTTCGACCATCGCGCCATCGACGGCGCGGATGGCGCGCGCTTGATGAAGGCGTTCAAGGAATTGGTCGAAAACCCGATCGGCATGCTCGCCTGATGCCCTATGTGGACGAAACCCCGCCGGACATCAGCCCGGCGGTGCGGGTCATCGCCATGCCGACCGACACCAATCCCTATGGGGATATTTTCGGCGGCTGGCTGATGAGCCTGATGGATTCCGCGGCGGGGTCCGTAGCCGCCCGGCATAGCCATGGCCGCGCCGTGACGATCGCGGTGGAGGGGATGACCTTCCTGCGCCCTGTCGTAGTCGGCGACGAAGTGTCGGTCTTTGCAACCCTTAATTCCGTCGGGCGCACCTCGATGAAGATCGAGGTAGAAGCCTGGCGCCGGGCGCGTCACGACGACCGCACCTATCGCGTCACCCGCGCGACATTCACCTTCGTGGCGATCGGTGAGGATCGCCAGCCCCGTTCCGTACCGCCGCTGGCGGGATAAGTTTTAGAGAGGCTGATCATGGCTGAAAATTACGATGTCATCGTGCTAGGCTCCGGCCCCGGCGGCTATGTCGCGGCGATCCGCGCGGCCCAGCTGGGTCTGAAGGTCGCGATCGTCGAGCGCGAAAATCTGGGCGGCATTTGCCTCAACTGGGGTTGCATCCCGACCAAGGCGCTGCTGCGCTCCGCCGAAATCTTCCACTATATGCAACATGCCGGCGACTATGGCCTGGCCGCAGAAAAGATCAGCGCCGACATCGCCGCCGTGGTGAAGCGCTCGCGCGGCGTCGCCAAGCAACTGAATCAGGGCGTCACGCACCTGATGAAGAAGAACAAGATCACCGTCCATATGGGCGATGGCAAGCTGACCGGCAAAGGCAAGCTGTCCGTGACCAAGGATGGCAAGACCGAAGAACTGACCGCCAAGAACATCGTGCTGGCAACCGGCGCCCGCGCCCGCGACCTGCCCGGCACGCCCGCTGATGGCAAGCGCGTATGGACTTACCGCCACGCCATGACGCCGCCTGAAATGCCGACCAAGCTGCTGGTCATCGGATCGGGCGCGATCGGCATCGAATTTGCCAGCTTCTATAACGACATGGGCGCGGACGTGACCGTGGTCGAAATGATGGACCGCATCGTGCCCGTCGAAGACGCCGACGTGTCCGCCTTCCTGGAAAAGGCGCTCAAGAAGCAGGGC from Sphingobium sp. HWE2-09 includes:
- a CDS encoding acyl-CoA thioesterase — encoded protein: MPYVDETPPDISPAVRVIAMPTDTNPYGDIFGGWLMSLMDSAAGSVAARHSHGRAVTIAVEGMTFLRPVVVGDEVSVFATLNSVGRTSMKIEVEAWRRARHDDRTYRVTRATFTFVAIGEDRQPRSVPPLAG